In one uncultured Methanoregula sp. genomic region, the following are encoded:
- a CDS encoding CBS domain-containing protein, whose protein sequence is MDGSFRIGRLFGIPILIHYTFLVVIPLFAWIIGSQISTTTDMLKEIFQVPIDTTMVTAGFMPYILGTISALGLFFGVLVHELAHSLVAQKKGIAINSITLMIFGGIATMEEGVPDPRAELPMALVGPVASLIFGLACCWLVYLVPSLPVTGSTAGVLIFVFGYLGVLNIVLCFFNLIPAFPMDGGRVLRAWLAGRMPLHRATRIAADVGKGFAIIFGIIGLFVLSPFLILIALFIYIGANMESTALKYSHLLQDVTVGSMMSSPVTTVASTLPVSQVIGMMYSSKHLGFPVVERDTLVGMITLADVNRTSSIDREAMQVRDVMTKEIITLPPTAPVIDALRIMSAHNFGRIPVVEDGKILGIVTRTDILKVTELRQI, encoded by the coding sequence ATGGACGGATCTTTTCGGATCGGGCGCTTATTTGGGATTCCGATCCTTATCCACTACACGTTCCTCGTGGTTATCCCTCTTTTTGCCTGGATCATCGGGAGCCAGATCAGCACAACCACCGATATGCTCAAAGAGATTTTCCAGGTTCCCATCGATACGACCATGGTCACGGCAGGGTTCATGCCCTATATTCTGGGGACCATCTCTGCGCTCGGCCTCTTCTTCGGGGTCCTCGTCCACGAACTCGCGCATTCCCTTGTTGCACAGAAAAAAGGTATTGCAATCAACAGCATCACGCTGATGATTTTCGGGGGCATTGCCACTATGGAAGAAGGAGTGCCGGATCCCAGAGCCGAGCTGCCGATGGCTCTTGTCGGGCCGGTTGCGAGCCTCATTTTCGGGCTTGCCTGTTGCTGGCTCGTATATCTGGTGCCATCACTTCCGGTCACGGGCAGTACTGCCGGGGTATTGATCTTTGTCTTTGGGTATCTCGGGGTGCTCAACATCGTTTTATGCTTCTTCAACCTCATCCCCGCGTTCCCGATGGATGGCGGCAGAGTGCTCCGGGCCTGGCTTGCAGGAAGGATGCCGCTGCACCGGGCAACCCGGATCGCTGCCGACGTGGGAAAAGGGTTTGCAATCATCTTCGGTATCATCGGACTCTTCGTACTCTCGCCGTTTCTGATCCTCATCGCGCTCTTCATCTATATCGGGGCGAACATGGAGTCCACAGCATTGAAGTACAGCCACCTGCTGCAGGATGTGACGGTGGGTTCGATGATGAGCAGCCCGGTGACAACCGTAGCATCGACACTGCCTGTCAGCCAGGTGATCGGGATGATGTACTCGAGCAAACATCTCGGCTTTCCCGTGGTGGAGCGGGACACGCTGGTCGGCATGATCACCCTTGCAGATGTCAACAGGACTTCCTCCATCGACCGCGAAGCCATGCAGGTGCGGGACGTAATGACTAAGGAGATTATTACCCTTCCCCCGACGGCCCCGGTAATAGATGCCCTTCGGATCATGTCTGCCCATAACTTCGGCCGGATTCCGGTAGTCGAGGATGGGAAGATCCTCGGGATCGTTACGAGGACAGATATCCTGAAAGTGACGGAACTAA
- a CDS encoding PRC-barrel domain-containing protein — protein sequence METQITELFGLQIYTDKGMFIGEVEDVVIDVDSKKIEAIVVAKVNDQLFELKSFKGLKIPYRIISAIDDIVLIRHLPGAFTGSGTSEE from the coding sequence ATGGAAACCCAGATTACAGAACTGTTCGGGCTTCAGATCTATACGGACAAAGGCATGTTTATCGGTGAAGTCGAGGATGTCGTCATCGATGTGGATTCGAAGAAGATAGAGGCAATCGTTGTGGCCAAGGTCAATGACCAGCTGTTCGAGCTCAAGAGCTTCAAAGGTCTCAAGATCCCTTACCGCATCATCAGCGCGATTGACGATATCGTCCTGATTCGTCACCTTCCAGGTGCTTTTACGGGTAGTGGCACAAGCGAAGAATAG
- a CDS encoding tRNA(His) guanylyltransferase Thg1 family protein: MENREIFAVITAPPPVFVRLDGRAFHRLTECLGLEKPFDEFFHKAMVMACTSLVAESGLNPDFAYTFSDEISLYFSRLPFGGRVEKIDSVSASYAASSLTLAFGGTTLLSLDARVIPATPEFAVEYMINRQGEAWRNHINAYCQQALIEEGKSPKEAAVQLRGLQSKELHEMMHVRGFNLAGTPSWQRRGTLVYKKLTEKEGFNPVTQETVVAERSAVTTEGDLPLFTSPEGREFLQKLFSCP; encoded by the coding sequence ATGGAAAACCGGGAAATATTTGCAGTTATCACCGCCCCACCCCCCGTTTTTGTCCGGCTTGACGGCCGGGCGTTTCACCGGCTCACCGAATGCCTCGGTCTGGAAAAACCGTTTGATGAATTCTTTCACAAGGCAATGGTGATGGCATGTACGTCGCTTGTTGCCGAGAGTGGTCTCAACCCGGATTTCGCGTATACCTTCTCGGATGAGATCAGCCTCTATTTTTCCAGGCTCCCGTTTGGCGGCAGGGTGGAGAAGATCGACTCGGTCTCGGCTTCCTATGCGGCAAGCTCCCTCACGCTCGCGTTTGGCGGAACAACACTCCTCTCTCTCGATGCCCGTGTAATCCCGGCAACTCCCGAATTTGCCGTTGAGTACATGATTAACCGGCAGGGCGAAGCGTGGCGCAACCATATCAACGCCTACTGCCAGCAGGCTCTTATCGAGGAGGGGAAAAGCCCGAAGGAAGCTGCCGTTCAGCTCCGGGGTCTGCAGTCAAAAGAACTGCATGAGATGATGCACGTGCGGGGGTTCAATCTTGCCGGGACACCTTCCTGGCAGCGGAGAGGAACCCTCGTGTATAAGAAACTCACGGAGAAGGAAGGATTCAACCCGGTAACGCAGGAGACCGTGGTTGCCGAGCGGAGTGCGGTCACCACTGAGGGGGATCTCCCTCTTTTTACGAGCCCGGAAGGCCGGGAATTTTTACAGAAATTATTCTCCTGCCCGTGA